Below is a window of Falco rusticolus isolate bFalRus1 chromosome 9, bFalRus1.pri, whole genome shotgun sequence DNA.
TTTTACTGCttaaagcatatttattttgtatttatttgaacAGAGTTATGTCAGACTATTTTTATAGACTTGTTTAAATATTGTTACTgtgcttgtttttctcctcttttaagAAGTTCTCTATTTGTTCTCGTACATCACACAGCTGAGCCATGGGGAGGGGCACTAAAGTTGCTTGTGTACCTTCCCTTTGGGGCTTGAGCTGCCTTTCCCATGCCTGGGGCTGTTGCTAGAGGACCTCGGCCCAGAGAAATTCTGTAGCGAGAAGCCATAGGAGAGAAGGGAGCAGGTAAGGAAGCAGTACcttgggaggagggaagagggtgCACTGTGAGGCTCGCCTTACTTTGGAATTGCCTCTGTGCACGGCTAGAAGGCTTTCAGGTGAATGGCTGAAGTTGGGAAGTAGAAGGTCTGTGAATGTTGGGTGTCAATGGTTAATTGAGAGTGAGCTTGGGGAATTTTTAGGTAAGGGGGGCGGGGAGAAATCTCAGggactgaagaaaacacaggtttccagagagagaaggagaCTTGCACTTGGACACAAGCTGCTGCAGTTGTGCTTTGAGGCTGAATCAGCAGaccctgctgctgagccagtGCTCTTCACATGCAAGGTGGGCACCGTGGGGAAGTGTGTGAGGAAGTGGGAAAGGACTTGCTAGcactcagcagctgctttttttgctgACAGATTTTGGTGGTTTGTGGAGAGCCTTTCAGGAGAGGCTCTGCCTTGACTTTTCTAGTGCTGTCAGTAGTTAGCCACGTGGAAATCTAGCCTATCTGGATTAGcgatatgatttttttttccacccccctCTTCTTGAGATCAGTCATAAATTCTGCAGCGGCTCCTTCCTACCAGTGTGGCCTAATGGGAATATGAATATCAGAATgcaaaaatcaatgcaaaatgACAACCATCTTTGTAGCTATAACCACAAATTGTTATAATGCAAATCTAACTTGGATTCTTCATGTAGGGAACAGTCTGCTAATAAAGGTCTGTCAAAGAGATACTATGTGTCTGCATCTCTTTTTTGGTATGGTTTATTGGTGCTGTTTGTGGCCAGACTGTTCTTGGGATGATTATCACCAAAGATGCTGGCACTGGGAAGGATCATCCCTATGTGGACCTGGGAGAACAGAATTCTTcttaaaaggcaaaaccagcaaaGCTGAGGTCAAGGTTAGTGATGATGGTGATGAGTCAGGGACGTTTGGATTCTGTTAACCTGTCTGAGTGCTGCTGGACTTTGCTCATCTGTGCAGTATCCATAACTCTGTTCAGAGAAGCGAGTTTCACAGGAAAGTTGGAAGCTCTGCCATTCAATTATGCCCTCGAAGGAACCTGGCTTATATTATAgggttttcaaaataaaggctTTGTACAAttcctttcttaaataaaataccCAACCAGGAGCTATTCTTGAAGGTCATTCAGGAGCCAGAGCTGGTGGTGCCAGTAGCCTCTGATTTGGTTAATAAAACTTGCTGCAGGGCCAGACCAGGTCTGCTGGTTCCTTAAGTCCCTGACTGCAATTCAAGGCTTTTATTCAGCCATAAATCTGCTCATAAAGTCTCGGTCCTGGGTAATCTGAGCTGCCGCTTTCCAGCGGTGTCTGCTTCAGTCAGCTGAGACGCTTATCAGTGCCCCTTGGATGGCAGCACTGACAGCTGCTGGCGTCGCTCGCCCGCTGCCCTCGCCTGCCCTTTAGCTGTTGCGCTGCTTGAGGCAGGGCGTTACGTTTTGTGTCACAAGCTGACAAAGGTGTCTGAAGCAAGGGCTGGCCGGGTACCTGCGCCCTGAGACCTGGGGGGAATCGGCTGTACTTGGCCTTgtaaaattcatttttgctaCAGCGATCAGGCAAAGGCTGGGCACTGAAATGCTGCCCTGTAATCGCTGCTCTGTGGGGCCAGGGCACCCTGGTGCTGCCCAGCGGGAGGAGCAGGGCACCCTTCCTCGCTATGTTCCCTCcagcttctctccttttcttccttataaaGGAAGAGAGATATTTTCAGTGCTTAATTACTAGGTTAGAGCTGAGGCTGAATTACTTTCCAGACACGCAGcaaaagcagtcttttttttggtaaacTCTCCCTGTTTTCACAAACAGAGTGACAGTGCTTTCCTCcctttggggctgggggcgTGATAAGGGATGTGTGAGATGCCTGACAGTGCAGGGGTGGTAGTGCCAGAGGCATGGAGAGTCCATGCGAATCCTGGCACTTGAACCTTCTCGCCTCTGGGGTGCTGGGCTTATTGGGGAAATGAGGAAATACAGCCTTTTTCTCTGGGGAAGTAAAAGCCAGCCTGGGTTGGTTAGCACCCCTTCCCTCTCTGGCAGGAGAGTAATTTGTCATTACCATACTGTGTTGCCAACCTTGCTGTGGACGAACACTACCAGGGAGCGCTCGCCCTATCCGAAGGCTTTGGGCAAGAacacctgccccagctgggctgcttcTGGCAGTcgagctgctgccaggaggaTTGGGTGGCTGCTCCTAGCTAAGCACCCTCCTCCTCTCAGACTACAGTTAAAGATGTTTCCAGCCTTCTGTTTACTCGTTACTCACCAAATGCTTGGTGCGCTCATTTACAATAGTTAATGATTGCCCTCTCCTGGTTAGCCTCTATTACTGCTTCatttaatacttcttttttagTAGAGCTCGTGTGCAACCTTAGTGTGAAGCTGAGTGAACTGAGTCAGTGCCGAAAAAACTTCCACGTGTCACCTTGTCTCGCATCCCTGATTGCTTAAGACTTGACTTTTCTCAACTCCCAGTTGAATGGCCCACAAGGTGTATGTGGTGTGCAGTTTCTTTTTGCAAGCCCTGCTGATCTCTTCAGAACCCCTGCTCTCCAACACCTCGGCAAGAAAAGCACcagatttgaagaaaacatttattgtgTAACATGGCATCAGTTACCCTCGCTCCCAGGTGGGTGGGTACCCGGAGGAGGGGatgctgtgacagcagctgtgGGCTCCGTGCATGGGCTGTTTCCTTCGATTTCTTTCGTTTGACACAGCTCCTTccaaaacaacaataacagGGTAAGTGAAATGGCCAGTGCACCAGCAGGAGAGAATTTACTGAagcaagaagtatttttcatttcctttttatctGATTGTAAGTCTAAGAGGGACTAGAGAAGCTACGGGCTTCCCTGCGCTGCCCCAGTTGCAGAAGGTCTGGCccaggtgctgagctgctgctgctgccatttccCACACCTGTGCTGTAATGAGGGAAGGAGgcaaagctgtgctgtgctgggcactcAGTAAGTGGGCTCTGCAGGAAAGAGGGATTCAAACTTTCTGAGAAATAAGTAAGAAGCTGGTGCTACCCAGGTACTTGGAATCAGCATGGTTTAAGTTCTGCTACTTACTGCCTTGCGCTGATGCAGGGTACACACAACTCTCTGCTCTGGTGCTCTGTTCACATCCATCTCCTTCAGCCTGATGTTAAACGTCCCCAAAAAtcttttctgcattcatttaatCAGTTTCATTTTACTCCTCGGATATGTCCTGCCTCTTGGCCAGGCAAAGACCCCTTCTCTGCCAACAGCAATTGTCCCAGAGCATGTAAGAACACACATTTCTGGCTTATTCCTCTCACCTTACTGTTCTCTGAACTGCACTCACCGTGCCCATATTTAAATGTGATCCAGACACCTCTGCAACCCCCTGGGTCAGCAGGTGCTTGCTGCTAGTTAGGGAGAGCTGGGCCCTGCCTCCCAGGTGCTGCTTGTTGCCTAATGAAGAGAGgagccctgcccctgccccaccacGGGGGCTTCAACCTGCCCCTGTGCTCCTCCTTGGCTCCCTGAACCTGGCCAGGGTGGTCCTAAATGCAGCATCGTGGGGCTCAGGGGGGTGTTGGGGGCTACGTTGGGTTTGGCCAAGCTGCTCGGACTGGGGTTTTGGGCATCTCTGGAAGCTCCGAGCCTCCTGATGAGGATGAGCAGGCAGCCAGGACGGGATGGGAAGGTAAGACATTTTTCACCTCTGCTTTGCAAGAGGAAGCCTGGCCATGCTGCCCTGGGGCCAGGGTCATTTTCAGGATAGAATGTCCTAAATCAGGTGGCAGAGGTTAGTGCTGCATCTGGTTAATGTGtcaatggaaaaatgaaaagaaaaaggctggtTTTGTAGGAGTGGGTGGTGTTGCCTCTTTCCTGATGTCTGGTGGGGCCAGGAGCTCAGGGTGGGACCCCAGCTCAAAAGGAGCCTCTGTGCTGGACACCCctcgctggggcagggggggactGGCTTGTGTGATCTTCCTGCACTTCCAGCTATCCAGGCTGGGACCCCGCTCATCACAAAGCACCTCGGGGTGCCAGACAAGCAAATCCCAACCTGAAAACAAGCCGAGGTTCTTAGGAGTCTGGTTGTAGCTTGGGCTGAAGCACGGCCATGCAGCGCCCCAGGGCTCCGGCCCCTCTCGCCCCttgctgggggcagctggccCTCTGAGGGGGGGGGTAGGTGGGCAAAATCaagaatttcagagaaaaagtcCTGTGCTTTGGCTATCTCCCCCTGGTAGGGGGGCAGGCAGTTAGCAGGTTTGCCCCGGAGATGCTCAGGTGCAGGTATTTCCTTTGGGGAGTCGCGTATCTGGGGGAACAGGGTTGTTGTTTTAAACCACTGTCATTGTCAAAGCAAACCTGCATTTATTTAGtcctgaaattatttccatcaCCTCAAAAATGTCTCTCCAAGACCCTGTTTTggtggctggagctgcagcccgGGGTCTTGGCACCCCTGCCCGGGGTCTTGGCACCCCTGCCGGGGGTCTTGGCACCCCTGCCCGGGGTGGGGGCTgcggcagctctgccagccctcgCCCACACGTGACAGCCACATACCGTTTTCCACGGCGCGTACACGACTGCCTCCTcgctcagccccaggcaggtgGCGTGGCGCTGGAACTCTTCCCGGTGGGCTGTGCTCACGCTCAGGTTTCgggctggaaaaggagaagcatCTTCCAGGTGTTAAACAGGGATCGGTGGCCTTGGCACGGCCCTTCGTGCcgcatccctgccctgcccgcctccctccccagtgctcccaccCACCTGCTCTCTGCCAGGGTCTCTTATCCCCCTGGCGCACACACCTGAACAAAACCAACCTTGGGCATCGCTTTTTGTAACCCCCTCCCCAAccagctctgtccctgcctgctgtggggGGCTGCGGGACAGCCTGATAGTCCTGGGGCATGGGGAGGGATGAGGCGGGCGCGGGGGCTTTTTTCTATGTGTCTTCAAACTCTCTTAAGCCACCGTCGTGGGGCTCAGGGGAGCACTGGGAAGCTCAAGGGCTAAGGTGCTGCTTTACAGGGTTGTGGGTAGATCTGATCGGCTTTGCCTCTGCTGGTACTGCAACACCAcatgctctgccctggggagatAAATACCAAAAAACTACAGTTGGGTTGAAAATATTGAGATTTTACAATGGTATCAATGCTGAATTGTATTTGCTTCCTGTTCTTTGAATGTTTATGTCGTGAGTGGGTTTTGTCCTTAACTTGTGCTTTCCGCTCTACCAAgagattttggttttaatggGATTTGTAAGTATTCCTGTGACCCCGGGACAGCGATCTTGGGGAAATCACTGACTCTTGGTGAAACCAAGCTGCTGTGTGGTTTTAGCTGATAACTATGAGTGTGTTTTGGTTTCCCACAATAACTTTAAGTTACTTTAGGATGGAGTTTGCATACCGTAGAGATACAGTCCCAAATACGtcctttccctctgcagttGGTACTGGATGAGTAAAACATCTTCAGAACTGAAGTTCATCAGCATCCCCACGGTTTGCTGGGTCTTGGCTTTGAGAGAACAGCGTTGGGGTTGGGAAGAGCCGTAACATTCAgatttcagtgctgcagcagtgctaaACTGCAGCCCAGGTGTGGGCAATGCCAGCAGCCCCCGGGATCCGGCCCTTAGCAGTGGGTGAGGACAGATGTCCTGATGTAGGGCGAGCTGTTGGGCTCTTGGTTTATTTGAATTGTATTTCTGACATGTGGGTCTGGGGTGCAGAGGATCCAAAGTTGCTCAGTTCCCACCCTGCCATTGCAATGCTGGGTGGCATGGCtcgctgctgctgggggtgtgggtgggtcTGCCCAGCCCCGAGTGCCTGGTCTGGCAGCTTGGGGGGCTGCAAAACTGGGGGGAAGCTGTCCCCGCTCATGGCAGTGCCGTCCTGGCTGGGCCACTGCTAACTGTCTTGGGGTTTGCAATTCCCACCCCATTTCTACAGGGAGGAGGAAACAATTCTGAATGTGAGGCTTCATTAATTCGCTGAAACCTGCCATAAACgttcccctcctttccctgagGAAATAACTTTACAAACAAGGTGGTTTTCTCCTGTGGGGATGGGAGCGGGTTTGCTCCCTGACCCCAGCACTGCATTGCTTCATAGGGCTCAACATGGCAGGGCAGCGATCCTGGGGTGCCCtggccctggggggctgcgtgGAGCCCACCGAGGCTTCAAACAGACAAAATGATGGGGGAATAAACACACCAGACAATGTAAAACATGGATACGGCCCCTTTGCGTGTCTCAGCCCATCCAAAAAATGGACTGGGTGATAACCCTGCAGGCGCTGCTCACCGTGCCTCACCAGCGTGGTGTTATCGGCCGTGGTTTCGAAGTAGGTGGAGTTGTTGGTGAGACATTGGTCCCccctggagagagagagaggggaagggggtgATGCAGGGAAGGGGAACAGGAGACCCCCTGCCATGGACTGGAAAGGACTGGCAAAGCCCTGGCCCCCCATGGGCACCCGCCAGCTATGCGGCTGGGCGAGCTGCTCCCGCTGCTGAAGTTGAGCCATTCCTCCTGTGCGTTTGTCTGACCTCCACCTGCAGCTCGGGGTCTCAGCCTTGCCCTTGCCCTGCTCCTTGCTGGTGAGACCTTTTCCACCCCAGAATAACTGAAACTACAGAGTTGCCTGCATCGGCATGGAAAAACTCATCCCCTTAAAGCCTGACCATGGGGGGAAGAAACTTTCGGTGCCTGGTGGAGTTTGCAGGGGCCTTGGAGAGACCCCCCCTCACCCATGTCCTCTGTGCCCACAGGGCTCAGCCCCTGTGTGACCTCTGTGCCCTGCAAAATCTGCCTGACCGTGCGGGCTGTTGACATAAATAAATGGATAAAGAGGGCgaggaagaaaggagatggGAGAGCGTGCACAGAGTGGCCAGGAGTGACCCTCCCTGCGGAGACTAACTGAAAGCGTGCCCGTACCTTGTGCTGAAATGGCTGCAGCCTGTGTGTGGGGGTCTGTGTGTGGGGGGCAGAGACCCGGGGGGGCACCTTACACAGCTAGGTGCTGGGTGATGAGCAGCTCCTGCTCGCTGGTGCGGGGCTCCACGCAGAGGTGGCCGTGGTCGATGAGCAGCATCtccaggaggtgctggggcagctgagCGGCCCCGGCCACGTACAGCCACatccccagcagctgtggggagagagGGGCAGGGTGGCGAGAGCTTTTGGGTTTGCAGGGGGAGCTTTGGGGAAGAGATTTCCACCCTCCCCGTGGCAAAACGGTTGGTTTTGACCTCAAGCCGGAGCTAGCTCTCCCTCTTGCGCCACACCAGCAACAAAATGAAACCTGTAGAAATGTGTGGCCGAGGGGGAATGGTGGAGCTGGGGACT
It encodes the following:
- the LOC119153903 gene encoding uncharacterized protein LOC119153903 isoform X2 → MATATIAAVLSLTALLPTASFPCGALRPDNTTAPKLLGMWLYVAGAAQLPQHLLEMLLIDHGHLCVEPRTSEQELLITQHLAVGDQCLTNNSTYFETTADNTTLVRHARNLSVSTAHREEFQRHATCLGLSEEAVVYAPWKTELCQTKEIEGNSPCTEPTAAVTASPPPGTHPPGSEGN
- the LOC119153903 gene encoding alpha-1-acid glycoprotein-like isoform X1, with protein sequence MATATIAAVLSLTALLPTASFPCGALRPDNTTAPKLLGMWLYVAGAAQLPQHLLEMLLIDHGHLCVEPRTSEQELLITQHLAVGDQCLTNNSTYFETTADNTTLVRHAKTQQTVGMLMNFSSEDVLLIQYQLQRERTYLGLYLYARNLSVSTAHREEFQRHATCLGLSEEAVVYAPWKTELCQTKEIEGNSPCTEPTAAVTASPPPGTHPPGSEGN